A stretch of DNA from Aciduliprofundum sp. MAR08-339:
CTATGCGCCCGTGAACGAAAGGAGTATGCTTGAAAGTGAAGCGAGAAGTCTTGAAGAGAGATTGAAGGAGATAGAGCGGAGAATAGAGGAACTGAAAGGTGAATGAAATGCGCGTGGCAATAACTGCAGATGCTCCCTCTGAAAATTCACCGGTATCGCCCATATTCGGTAGATGCGCGTACTACGCAATATACGATACAGCCACTGATAAACTTGAATTTGTGCCAAATGCATCGGCCATGTATGCAAGGGGCGCGGGAGTTCAGGCTGCACAACAGGTTGCAAATCTTGGAGTGCAGATGGTCATAACTGCGGGAATAGCAGGGCCCAACGCCTCAATGGTCCTGGCACAGGCAGGAATTCAGGTGATCAACTCATTCCAAGGAACCGTGAGAGATGCCGTTGAAGCTGTGAAATCAGGAAGGGTGACGACCACAAACATACCTCCAGCACCATTTGAGCCACAGTACCCTCCGTACTACCAGGTGAGCAAGGAGGAAGAACTGAGGATGTTGGAGGAGGAAAAGAGGTACATAGAGGAGAGATTGAAGGAAATAAAGAAACGCCTTGAAGAACTGAAAGAATGATTTTTTTCTTTATTTTCATTTTATTTTCATTTTCAATAATCACTGCACAAAACTTAAATAATCCTCAAAGATAGAAAATTGATGAGAATTAGAACAGGCGTGCCCGGATTTGATGAACTTGTTCAGGGAGGGTTGGTCTCCCAGAGAGTTTATATTGTTGCTGGTCCACCTGGCTCGGGCAAAACAACATTCGGAGTACAGTTTCTGATTCAGGGGGCAAGGGAGGGAGAGAGGGGACTCTACGTGACCCTAACAGAGGATCCACACAGCATAATTGAGGATCTTTCCACATTCCGATTTAATCTGAGAAGATATACCATTAGTGGTATGATCTTCTTTGCAGATATGGGACCATTGAGCATACAGTACCTAGGTGCTGTTAAATCCCCAGAGAGCATAAGGGAGACCTATGCCCAGGAGGTTTTCAAGAGGATTAACTCCATAGTAAAGGCAAAGGGTATAAAAAGACTGGTAATAGATTCTGTGCTCACCTTGAAATATGGCGGAGGAGACAGGGAGGAGCAAAACAAGGAAATTGCCAGATTTTTCAGAAGTTTGAAAGATCTAAAAATCACGGTTCTCATACTTTCTGAGATGACTGATCTAACCAACTACAGCCCAGAGCACTATATGGCCCACGGTGTCATATTCCTACACAATTTTCTAAACGGGCACACCATGACGCGAGCATTGCAAGTTATAAAGATGCGCGGCACGATGCATGATTGTGATATGCACAAGATGGAAATAACTCCCGATGGGATAAAGGTATACTCTTCGAAGGTGTGAAAAATGGTTATCTGTCCAATTTGCGGCTCAAGGGATGTGACGAAACTCAAAACTGGCAGTTACAGGTGCAATTCCTGCGGCTTTGTGTTCTATCCCACAAGAGAGGCAATTATAGATATGAGGGACCTGCTAACAGCAGAGCAACTCACGGAAGAAGAGATCAAAGAACTTGGTAAGAAAATGGAGAAAAGCACAACATCAGTAGGTGAGGCTATTTTTGGGGAGAAATTAAACAACGTGTTTAGGAGTTTAAATTCTCTAGATGAAATCTTGGCACAGTACAATGAGGATGACAGGGTATTCGGCATTTTTGTGGATTTTGTGGGAAACATAAGGGGTACCTTCTTAATAATGGTCCACGAGAATAGCGTTGAAATAATAAAGAAGGCCTACGGTAAGGAGAGCGTTGTAGAGGCTCTGAAAATATTTGGCACAAGCATTGCAAGCAAGTTCAAGGATAACTTCAGAGATTACCTTGAAATTGAGAAAATAGATATCGCCTACGACACAATACTTTCAATGATAAATTACCTAATTTCAGACATTGCGGGAGATAGGGAGGTCATGTTCCTCAATGTGAAAATGCAGACAGAGCAAACTCCCAGGGGAGAGATAATCTTCGTGCCTCAAAAAGATAGCATAAAGTATTTAAAAAGGTTTCTTAACGAATGATCGCATCTCCTTCTTTGACACGCCATTCACAAATGTCCGTGACTCCCTCTCCAGATTCTCATCGTAAATCTTTATCCAGGTAACCTTATTTTCCTTCATATTTGAATATCACCCATATGAAAATTTAAATAAATCGCTGTGAAAATCTAAAGGTGTAATCAAAATTGATTACGTCTCCTGAGAAACCTTGGCAAATCCATAAATTGCATTCTCAACTCGTACCTGCGAATTAACCTTATTGTATTTCTCTCGACCCTGATACTTGGCTGTTCCATCGGCTTTTCCTTACCCTCTGTGATCTCATAACTTCTTTTTCTCCTACCCTCATCCTTTCCCCTTTTGTAGACCTTCTCAATTTCTTTTTCTATACCCTCCGCTCTTGCCAACTGCTCAATTTTACGCAGTTCTTTCTTCACCCAGCCAACTGCCTCATCATGAGAGTAGTAACCAACCTCGTAGCCAAGCACGTATGCGCGCTTGATCAGATTGTATTTTTTCTTTGTCTTATTGGAGCTCATTGGCATACCTCAGTATATCTCCACATATCTATTTAACATTACTGGCGGAATCTCAATCACTGTGTATATGGGAATTCCAGGACCCGGAATTATCTTCATCGTGAGTTTCGTCTGAGGTGTCAAGGTCAATCCCACATCCCTTGCGTTAATGTACATTATTATTATGGCTCCATCTTCAAGAATGTAACTCTGCCTGAACTCTCCGGAGGGGTCATTCACGACCTGCACTCCATAAAGGGTTGCATTGGCGGCCTCAACACCAAATCCAGAGGAATTCAGTTTCAAAGATGCTTCCACATTTCCATCGGTAAGTTCCACAATAACATTGTTGAAGTCAACTGGCTTAGAACCAGGTCCAAGTGCAAGTTTTATCTCCAGCACCTGAATTGAGCTCTGAGGTACTATTATCTGCCCGTAATTGGATGCGTTATCCACAGCAACAACCAGATAATAGTAGGTCTGATAAGGCATATACACATAGTCGTTGAAATAGGTACCCTTCACAAAGGCATAGGGCTTGCTGTTGAACACCTGCGTTGTTGCCACAGCCAGATAATTTGTGGAACGATATATGTAATAGCCCTTTATACCACTCTGATTATCCCGAACCGGTTTCCATTCAAGATGGATGTAGTACTGAGAAGTATACGCCCGAAGACCCTCCACTGAGGGAGGAGAAGTATTATCCACCCTTGTAACAGTTATGCTATTCGTTGTGGCCGAGTACAAGGCACTGTTTCCTGCCCTATCATAACCTACAATGGCATAATACCAAGTTCCATTGGCTGGTGGATAGTCAATGTAACTCCTCACATCAGGACCCACCGTGGCAACCAAAGTGGCATTCTCCACATTAGCCGCTGTGATTTCACTTCTGGAACGGTAAATTTTTTGATAGTCCAGACCACTTCCGCTATCACTCGCGGTCCATGTTATCATCACCCCATATCCAGATGGGGTTATGGTTTCTATGTTGCCTGTGGGTGCCGTGGTATCAGGAGTGCCGGTTCCTGTGTAAACAGTTTGATTCAACGCAGTATAAAGAACGCTGTTACCTGCCCTATCGTATCCAATTATTGCATAGCCATAGTAAGTGCTGGAATTCACACCGTAATCCACATATGTTCTATCATCTCCAAACCCGGAGGTAAAGGTCGCCACAAGGGTTCCAACACTCTTTATGTAATTCTCATCCTTTAAAATGAACTTTATGGTGGAGGGCGCTCCAGAAATTCTGTAAAGCTCCTCTTTCCACATACCGCTCTCAGTGTCAACGGCAGAATTCCACACAATTTTCACCGACAGCGGATCCGTGCTGTTTACCGTTACATTCAGAATCAAACCACCATAGGGAGGAGTGTAATCCCTCTGAATTGGCGCCTTGACATTCACCACAGAGGGATCCTTTCCATCAATATCCCTATCTCCCAAAATATTCAGGATTCTAACGGAACTGGTTATTTGAGAGGTTACATCCGATGCCACCTTCTCACCCTGCTCCCTCAAAGTCACACCTACATATATTATGAGGGATGCTGCGATGGCGGCCACTATGATCATCGCAATGAACAGTATTAGGGTTGCAATTCCTATATCACCCTCTTCCTTCCTTGTGTACAGCCTCTTCATATTCCAACCACCCTTTGTTTCTTATTTAAATAATTACGTGTGATTATCATTTCGTAAAATCACTTAAGAAACGGTAAATTTTAATGCCTTCAAGCGCATTCTCACCTATGAAAATCTTTCTAACAAGAAAAATCCCAGATGATGGGATAAAGGTACTGAAGAACCATGAATTCCAAGTGGATATATTCCCGGAAAACAGGCAGCCAACCAAGGAGGAAATAATAAAGGGCGTGAGAGATGCAGACGCTTTAATATCTCTCCTCTCAGATCCCATAGACAGGGAAGTTATAGACTCTGCACGGAATCTCAAGGTTATTGGCAACTACGCTGTGGGCTACAATAATATTGATGTGGAGTACGCGAGAAAAAAGGGAATCATCGTGGTAAACACCCCGGGGGTTCTAACAGATGCAACCGCAGATCTAACCTTCGCCCTCATACTTGCAGCTGCACGGAGAGTCGTTGAGGGCGATAGATTCATGCGCGATAAAAAATTCAGAGGCTGGGAGCCTATGTTAATGCTCGGCAAGGATGTGTGGGGTGCCACCATAGGCATAGTCGGAGCAGGACGCATAGGACAGGCCGTAGGAAGAAGGGCAAGGGGATTCAACATGCGCATACTATACCACTCACGCACCCGAAAAATGGAATTTGAAAGGGAAACAGGTGCAAGATTCGTATCTCTGACCGAACTGCTAAGAGAATCGGACATTATAACCCTACACGTTCCCCTAACCCAGGAGACAAGGCACCTCATAGGCGAGGAGGAATTCAAAATCATAAAGGAGGGGGCAATTCTGATAAACACAGCCCGTGGAGAGGTGGTGAAGGAAGAGGCCATGATTCGAGCCCTCAAATCCGGTAAATTGTTCGCTGCAGGGCTAGATGTGTTTTACGGAGAACCTAATGTGAATACAGAACTGCTCTCACTGCCAAATGTGGTTCTCACCCCACACGTGGGGAGCGCAACGGAGAGAACCAGAAGAAAAATGGCAGAGATGGTATGCGAGGACGTATCCAGGGTTCTTCTGGGAAGAGAACCTCTACACAGGGTTGTTTAAATATCCTCAATTTTTACAACTTTCTGCTCACCGGTTTCCATGTTTTTAAGCGTTACCTCTCCACGCTCTATCTCCTCACCCACAATCACGGCAAATTTCGCGTTTATGCGGTTCGCATACTTCATCTGCTTCCCAACGCTCCGGTTTCCGAGTTCAATATCCACAACATACCCCTTCCTCCTCAGTCGCATCGCAACCTCAATGGCCCTTCTCCTAAATCCAGGAATTATAACAACAAAATAATCCACCTCAATTTTCTCCTCCGGCCACACGCCCTCCCTCCTCATGAGGAGTTCAAGCACAGCATCCCCCATACCAAAACCAACGGCGGGAGTGGGCTGCGCTCCAAATAGTTCCACAACCCTATCGTATCTTCCCCCTCCCAGCACGGCGCGGAACTCTCCACTTGGATCGTGGACCTCAAAAACCACGCCCGTGTAATAGGCAAGTCCCCGCACAATTGAGAGATCGAAAACCGCCCTTTTTCCATAGGCATTGAGCAACTCCTTTAACTCTCCAAGAACTTCGCTCCTCTCAAAATGCTGGAGTTTTGATAGAACTGCATCAACATCTCCACGGAGTTCCATAAGGGAAAGAAGTTCATCCACATTCTCCTCTGAAGTGATCTTCTCCATCTCCACCCGAAAAGCATCCTCTCCGATTTTATCCCTCTTGTCAATTATTCTGAAGGCCTCTTCTACATTTTCAATACCCATGGATTTCAAAAGATCCTCCATTATGATTCTGTCGCTAAAACGCATAACGTACCTGTTTTTGAGTCCAAGGGAGTCCAGAATCTCCATGGCGAGGGCCATTACCTCCGCATCTGCAGTTATGTCCTTGACCCCGAAAATATCAGCGTTGAACTGGTAGAATTCACGCAACCTTCCGCTCTGGGGCTCTTCGTACCTCCACATTTTCGGAAAGGAAAACCACTTGACAGGCTTAACAAGATCCTTTCTAGCCGCAATCATCCTAGCAACTGAGGGTGTGAGTTCAGGAATTAGAGTTATTTCACGTCCTCCCTTATCAACGAAACTGAAGGTCTGTTTCACTATCTCCTCACCACTCTTTATGCGAAACAGATCAAGATATTCCATACTTGGAGCATCTATCTCGTGAAAACCAAATTCACGGGCAACCGAGCATATTTTATCAAAAACTATTCTGCGGGCACGCATATATTCCGGGTACATATCACGAAATCCCTTGAGACGCTGAATCATAGATGCTTATCCCTGACCCTTATAAAAAATTTACCTCAAAATTTATCTACAGGCTTACCATTGCACATACGTGCAATTAAGGAGAACAGTGTTGAATCTCGCAATTCCTGCCGTGATATCAAACGTACTTTACACTTTCCAGAACATAGTTGATGCCATGATGCTCGGCAGATACGGCAATCCAGCGGTAACCCTGAGTTCCGCAGGCATAGGCGGCATGTTCTACTTCCTGACCTTCCCGCTTGTGATGGGAATAACAACGGGGGGCGTGGCAATCATAGCCAGAAGGTGGGGCGAGAAAAGGTACGAGGAGGCAAGATACACCTTTGAAAATCTCTACATTCTCCTAATTCTCATCTCCATACCCATATCCCTATTCGCCGTATTATTTGGATGGACTCTGCCCACGGCGCTTGGGGCCGGACCTGCTGTGGTGAAGGGAACGGCACGATACATAATGGGCGTGTTCACCTTCTATCCCTTTGCGGTGTTTATGGCAGCGTATCAGGCATCACTCCGGGCAGCAGGAGATACCAAAACACCCATGAACGTGGACATATTCGCCAATCTGTGGAACGTGTTCTGGAACTACGCACTGATATTCGGAAATTTCGGATTTCCACAACTTGGAGTGCTAGGTGCGGGTATTGCCACGGGCTCCTCATACCTCTTCGGTTCCCTAATCTACCTCATTATGCAAAGCAAGGGTAAACTCGTGATATACCCCAAACTCCTTGCAAGGGAGAAATGGAACATGGAACTCATAAAGAAAATGTTCAGAGTTGGCATACCCGCCGGAATTGAGAGAGGTATGTGGGCCATAACATCCTTCATATACGCAGCCCTGATATTTGCCGCATCCGGTGCACTCGGCTACGCCTCATTTCAGATCGGCCTAAAGGCGGAGAGTTTCGCCTATATGCCAGCATTCGGGTTCTCAATCGCAGCCACCACACTGGTGGGACAATCCCTTGGAGAGGGAAACGTGAGAAAGGCAAAAATGTCAGCAATTGAGGCAACGAAGATGAGCATGCTCTTCATGGCAGTGGCAGGAGCAATAATGATCCTCTTTCCACAGTACCTTGCAGAGATATTTACGGGCGATGAGAAAATCATACACTTCGCATCCATATACCTTTTCCTGATGGGAATGACAGAGCCAGCACTTGGAGCATTGTTCACCCTTGCCGGCGGAATGCGTGGAGCAGGATACACCACAATGCCCATGGTGATAAACCTCACCGGTTTGATGGGCATACGTCTTGGCATTGCTGTTGTTCTTGCCTTTCCCTTGGGAATGGGACTTGTTGGGATATGGCTCGGAATGTTCTTTGAGACCTTCATAAGGGCAGGATGGATGTACCTTGAGTTCCGCAGAGGTAAATGGGCAAAGGTTAGGGTTTGACCGAAAAAATTTATATTCGTTCTTACCTTCCCCACCTTAGGGGCCGGTAGATCAGCCCGGAAGATCGCTGCCCTTGCAAGGCAGAGGCCGCGGGTTCAAATCCCGCCCGGTCCATTCCGCTACGCTCCATGGACCAGGCTTATGTTCTCCTGTCGTCGAACATCCAGCCCGGTCCACTCACTTCGTTCGTGAACACGGGCTAAGTCGAAAATTGTAAATTTTCTCCTCCCGCCCGGTCCACCAAGCACCTTTAAAAAAGGTGGTTTACCCCAAAAGGATGATTTTTAGATGATTCGTGGAATACTCCGTATTCTTTCTATCACCCGATTTACAGCAAAAAAAATAAAAAGTATTAATTGGAGGGGAAAATACCCCTTTATGGGCTCAGAGTTTCAAATTCTGCACTTTCAATACGTGAACTCAACGCAGGATTTGGCAAGGCAAATTCTGAGAGAAAACGTTGTGGTTCTGGCAGATACCCAGAAAAGCGGAAGGGGTAGGTTTGGAAGATTCTGGCACTCTCCCATCGGAGGTTTGTGGTTCACAGCCATAATACGGGTCAAATTACCTCTTCAAATTGTATCACTCATGGCCGGAGTGACCATTGCAAAGGCCCTGGAGGAT
This window harbors:
- a CDS encoding NifB/NifX family molybdenum-iron cluster-binding protein, whose translation is MRVAITADAPSENSPVSPIFGRCAYYAIYDTATDKLEFVPNASAMYARGAGVQAAQQVANLGVQMVITAGIAGPNASMVLAQAGIQVINSFQGTVRDAVEAVKSGRVTTTNIPPAPFEPQYPPYYQVSKEEELRMLEEEKRYIEERLKEIKKRLEELKE
- a CDS encoding ATPase domain-containing protein; amino-acid sequence: MRIRTGVPGFDELVQGGLVSQRVYIVAGPPGSGKTTFGVQFLIQGAREGERGLYVTLTEDPHSIIEDLSTFRFNLRRYTISGMIFFADMGPLSIQYLGAVKSPESIRETYAQEVFKRINSIVKAKGIKRLVIDSVLTLKYGGGDREEQNKEIARFFRSLKDLKITVLILSEMTDLTNYSPEHYMAHGVIFLHNFLNGHTMTRALQVIKMRGTMHDCDMHKMEITPDGIKVYSSKV
- a CDS encoding flagellin codes for the protein MKRLYTRKEEGDIGIATLILFIAMIIVAAIAASLIIYVGVTLREQGEKVASDVTSQITSSVRILNILGDRDIDGKDPSVVNVKAPIQRDYTPPYGGLILNVTVNSTDPLSVKIVWNSAVDTESGMWKEELYRISGAPSTIKFILKDENYIKSVGTLVATFTSGFGDDRTYVDYGVNSSTYYGYAIIGYDRAGNSVLYTALNQTVYTGTGTPDTTAPTGNIETITPSGYGVMITWTASDSGSGLDYQKIYRSRSEITAANVENATLVATVGPDVRSYIDYPPANGTWYYAIVGYDRAGNSALYSATTNSITVTRVDNTSPPSVEGLRAYTSQYYIHLEWKPVRDNQSGIKGYYIYRSTNYLAVATTQVFNSKPYAFVKGTYFNDYVYMPYQTYYYLVVAVDNASNYGQIIVPQSSIQVLEIKLALGPGSKPVDFNNVIVELTDGNVEASLKLNSSGFGVEAANATLYGVQVVNDPSGEFRQSYILEDGAIIIMYINARDVGLTLTPQTKLTMKIIPGPGIPIYTVIEIPPVMLNRYVEIY
- a CDS encoding D-glycerate dehydrogenase; this translates as MKIFLTRKIPDDGIKVLKNHEFQVDIFPENRQPTKEEIIKGVRDADALISLLSDPIDREVIDSARNLKVIGNYAVGYNNIDVEYARKKGIIVVNTPGVLTDATADLTFALILAAARRVVEGDRFMRDKKFRGWEPMLMLGKDVWGATIGIVGAGRIGQAVGRRARGFNMRILYHSRTRKMEFERETGARFVSLTELLRESDIITLHVPLTQETRHLIGEEEFKIIKEGAILINTARGEVVKEEAMIRALKSGKLFAAGLDVFYGEPNVNTELLSLPNVVLTPHVGSATERTRRKMAEMVCEDVSRVLLGREPLHRVV
- the hisS gene encoding histidine--tRNA ligase translates to MIQRLKGFRDMYPEYMRARRIVFDKICSVAREFGFHEIDAPSMEYLDLFRIKSGEEIVKQTFSFVDKGGREITLIPELTPSVARMIAARKDLVKPVKWFSFPKMWRYEEPQSGRLREFYQFNADIFGVKDITADAEVMALAMEILDSLGLKNRYVMRFSDRIIMEDLLKSMGIENVEEAFRIIDKRDKIGEDAFRVEMEKITSEENVDELLSLMELRGDVDAVLSKLQHFERSEVLGELKELLNAYGKRAVFDLSIVRGLAYYTGVVFEVHDPSGEFRAVLGGGRYDRVVELFGAQPTPAVGFGMGDAVLELLMRREGVWPEEKIEVDYFVVIIPGFRRRAIEVAMRLRRKGYVVDIELGNRSVGKQMKYANRINAKFAVIVGEEIERGEVTLKNMETGEQKVVKIEDI
- a CDS encoding MATE family efflux transporter, with translation MQLRRTVLNLAIPAVISNVLYTFQNIVDAMMLGRYGNPAVTLSSAGIGGMFYFLTFPLVMGITTGGVAIIARRWGEKRYEEARYTFENLYILLILISIPISLFAVLFGWTLPTALGAGPAVVKGTARYIMGVFTFYPFAVFMAAYQASLRAAGDTKTPMNVDIFANLWNVFWNYALIFGNFGFPQLGVLGAGIATGSSYLFGSLIYLIMQSKGKLVIYPKLLAREKWNMELIKKMFRVGIPAGIERGMWAITSFIYAALIFAASGALGYASFQIGLKAESFAYMPAFGFSIAATTLVGQSLGEGNVRKAKMSAIEATKMSMLFMAVAGAIMILFPQYLAEIFTGDEKIIHFASIYLFLMGMTEPALGALFTLAGGMRGAGYTTMPMVINLTGLMGIRLGIAVVLAFPLGMGLVGIWLGMFFETFIRAGWMYLEFRRGKWAKVRV